Part of the Actinomycetota bacterium genome, TACTTGGTAATCGAAGGTTGATGAGGGACAATGGTATCGGAATGGAACACTTTGAGAAAGATATCTTAAGTTTGGAGGAGCAGGGAAAACCACGATGCTTCTAGCTGTGGATAACAAAGCAATTGGTATAATCGCTGTCGCGGATACATTGAAGGAGCATTCCGCCGAGGCTGTGGAGGAACTCCATAAAATGGGAATAGAAGTGGCCATGCTCACAGGGGATAATGAAAGGACGGCTAAAGCAATCGCTAAACGGTTGGGAATCGACGAGGTTCTTCCCAAAGATAAAGCCGAAGAGATCAAAAGGCTTTTTGCCATTCCTGACTGCAAGAAGATATTTGAGCAAAACCCAGAAAAATATATCAAGGAGGAGAAAGGTTGTTGTCATTAGTTCTATGGGGGAAGGGGATAGACAGTTGTTGGATATAATAATTCAAATATTGAAGATTATATGGGACTTCAGTCTTGAAATAATCCCTCTGTTTGTCTTGGCAATCCTTTTTGCCTCCGCGATTGAGGAGTTCTTGCCAGCTAGTGTGATAGAGAAGTTTGTATCTGGAAAAGGAATAATAACCACCCTTCTCTCCGCAGTTGCAGGTGCACTTATCCCTCTCTGTACTTGTGGAATGATACCCCTTGCTGTCGCTTTTCAAAGAAGGAAAGCTCATTGGGTACCTCTGCTCTCTTTTTTAACCGCCGGTGTTGCCTCCAGTATCCCCGCTCTCGCCCTCACCCTGATTTTGGGCATTGAAATAACTCTCATCCGATTAATCACCGCCATCGTTTTTGGAATAGTGGTAGCCTACTCAACCGTTGGACTTCTTCGAGGAAAATTGATGATCAAAGGAGTCGAAGTGGAGACGGAGCATTTCCACCCCGATGAGGTCTACTGCAAACTTTGCCACCATAGAGAGATTGAACACTTCTTTTGCTGGACAAGGTGGAGAGAGGTTTTGGAGGTTTTTTGGAATGATTTTGGAGATTTCTTTCCCTGGCTCGTGGGAAGTTTGATCGTTGCCGGTGTGGTCGGTGCCATCGTTCCTAAATCGTATATTCAAATTATTCTGGGCAAAAAAGCACCTTGGAGCCCCTTCATTGCCAGTGGTATTGGTATCCCATTTTACCTTTGTGCGGGAGCGGATATTCCACTTGTGAAGGCATTACTCATTAAGGGTGCTGGATTAGGAAGCGCCATTGCCATAATGACCTCTGCTCCCACAGTTAATCTCCCAGCCGCGGGGCTTATGATTAAGTGGTTGGGTAAGAAGAATACCTTCATTTATCTTGGAATCTGTTGGTTGGTGGCGGCTCTTTTGGGGCTATTTGTGGATCTGGTCTTCTTTTTCACGTGACCTTTTTGCTGGACAAAATCTCTATTTTCCTCTCGAATTTGTCGATAGCGGTGTGAGCATTTTCCAATTTTTCTTTTAAAATTGAATCGAGTAACCCGACATCGGGAACCTGGTTACTCGATTCTTCGAGCTCGCGAAACCGGATCCCCGTTTCTATGATAAATAGCGTGAGTTCGACAGTTCCATAGAGTATTAAAAGGATTGGAATCAGTAGAAATTTGAGCATAACACCTCACCTCGAAAATAATGGTTTCTTTTTATTTATCGGAATTTTGCCCCTTAAGATTTACTCTGAAATGGAATGCGCCGTGAAAAATTGGTAAAATAAGAATCCGAGTTTAAAATATGAGAGGAGCATGCATGGGCGAAAAAATTAGAGTTTCGTTGCCTGATGGGTCCATCTTGGAGATAAAAAAGGGATTGCTCGTAAGGGATTTAGCCGCTCGCATAAGCTCCATGCTAGAGAAGGAAGCTTTGGCTGGAAAGATCGATGGTGAACTATGTGATCTTTCCACCCCCATTTTAAAGAATGCCGATGTGGAGATCGTCACCTTCTCCTCCCGGGAAGGTCAAAGCATCTACCGCCATAGTGCCGCTCACATAATGGCTCAAGCTGTAATGGAGCTCTTCTCCGATGTGAAGTTGGGCATCGGTCCACCCATTGAAGACGGCTTTTATTATGATTTCGATCTCAAGCACATCCTCACTCCGGATGATTTGAGAAAGATTGAACAAAAAATGCGCGAAATAATCGAAAGTGATCTTCCCTTTGTTAAAGAGAAAATTCCGCGAAGTGAAGCGATAAAGCTCTTCAAATCCAATGGTCAGAATTATAAGGTGGAGCTTTTAGAGGAGATGGCGGATGAGACGGTCACCATCTATAAAAGTGGAGTTTTTTTCGATTTATGTCGTGGACCCCATGTTCCATCGACGGGTAAAATATCCGCTTTCAAATTGTTGAACATCGCAGGGGCCTATTGGAGGGGTGACGAGCATCGCCCGATGTTGCAGAGGATATACGGGGCGGCTTTTGATACCTCAAAGAAGCTAGAACAGTATCTTCATAGACTGGAAGAGGCTGCAAAGAGGGATCACCGTAAGCTCGGTAGAGAACTCGATTTGTTCACCATCAGTGAACAATTTGGAGCGGGACTTCCCCTCTGGCATCCGAAAGGTGCCTTAGTCCGCAAGATCATCGAGGATTTTTGGCGAGATGAACACCTGAAGCGGGGATACGAGATGGTAATGACACCCCACATCGCCAAGGTTGATCTCTGGAAGGCCAGTGGTCATTGGGATTTCTATCGCGAATATATGTATTCGCCCATGGAGATTGAAGGACAAGAATATGTGATCAAGCCCATGAACTGTCCCGCTCATATCCTCATTTATAAATCCCGGACACGTAGTTATCGCGAATTGCCTCTTAGGTGGGCTGAGTTGGGCACGGTCTATCGTTACGAGCGCTCGGGAGTCCTTCACGGATTACTTAGGGTTAGAGGTTTTACTCAGGATGATGCCCATATTTTCTGCCGCCCCGATCAGCTCAGGACTGAAATCCTGGGAGTCATCGATCTCGTGCTTTACATGCTTAAGACCTTCGGTTTTGAAGAATACGATGTTTTCCTCTCCACACGACCCAAAAAGTACGTTGGAACCCTCGAACATTGGGAGAAGGCAACGGAGGCCCTTAAAAAGGCTTTAGAGAAGGTCGGTCTCGATTATCGGATCGATCCGGGCGAAGGCGTTTTTTACGGACCCAAAATCGACATTAAGATCAAGGATGCTTTGGGCCGAGCCTGGCAGTGTACCACCATCCAGGTTGATTTCAACATTCCTGAGCGATTCGATATGACATACATGGGAGAGGATAATAGGGAACACAGACCAATTATGATCCATCGGGCGATTCTTGGATCTATGGAAAGATTCATGGGCTGCCTCATTGAACATTATGCCGGTGCTTTTCCAACTTGGCTTTCACCTGTGCAGGTTGTGGTCATATCCATCGCCGATCGTCACCTTGAGTACGCGAAGAGTGTGCTCTCGAAATTGGTTGAAGCGAAGATACGAGTTGAACTTGATTCAAGATCGGAATCGGTGAACAAAAAAATTCGCGACGCCCAGGTTCGAAAGATTCCCTATATGTTGGTGGTAGGTGACAGGGAAAGGGAGACAAACACGGTGGCAGTGCGAGATCGAAGCGGTGTGGATAGAAGAGGTATATCCCCTGATCAATTTATTGAGAATTTGGAAGCGGAGATAAGGGAGAGGAGACCAACCAGTGGACTGACTTTTTGATATCGTTTCGATTTATAAATGATGGTAAAATATTCATGGATCGATGTTGGAGTATGGTATCTTTTATTTTTAAACTTGACACGATACAAGGGAATGTGTATACTACCGCATTATTTTAAAGTAAGGGGCTTTGATAGTTTCAGGAGGTGAATGCCCATCATTGATGAGGTTCGTGTAAATGAGCGTATTCGGGCTCAAAAGGTGCGACTGATTTCGTCGGAAGGTAAACAGATTGGAATTTTACCCCTAGAGGAAGCTTTGAGAATTGCTTATGATGAAGGTCTTGATCTGGTTGAGGTTGCACCGCAGGCGGATCCATCTGTTTGCCGTATTATGGATTATGGTAAATACAAGTATGAACGGACTTTGAGGGCAAAAAGGGCGAGAAAACATCAAACTACCATTGTCGTGAAGGAAGTAAAGATGCGACCCAAGATCGGAGAGCACGATTTCAATGTCAAGAAGAAGCATGTGGTGAGGTTCTTGGAACACGGTGCGAAGGTTAAGGTTACAATAATGTTTCAGGGACGCGAATTGGCCCACATCGATCTGGGAGAGAAGCTTTTAAATAGATTGGCGGAAGATGTTAAAGATTTAGGGATTGTGGAGTTAAAGCCCAAACTCGATGGTCGAAATATGGTAATGATTTTAGCTCCATTGCATTTATCCCGTTAGTTTGTTAAATTTATAATTTTTACTTTCAAAACCGTGGATTTTTTGGGGGAATATATTTTATGGCCACCAAGGCAAAGGTCCGTAAAAGCGCTGCGAAGCGATTTAAGATCACCTGTTCAGGCAGGATTATGCGGCGTCGGGCCTTTAAGGGTCATCTACTGGAGAAAAAAACTTCTAAAAGGAAGCGTAAATTGGGAAAGAAGGCCATCCTGACTCCAATGGCTAGGAAGGCTGTGGAGAGGATGCTTTCGATATAATTCATCCGGAGGCTTAAAACATGCCCAGAGTTAAGAAGGGACCCAGTACCAGGAGGAGAAGGAAAAAGATCTTAAAACTTGCAAAAGGCTATTATGGGGCTAAAAGCAGGACTTTTCGTGCTGCCAAAGAGCAGGTTATGCATTCCTTAATGTATTCCTATAGGGATCGCCGGGCTCGCAAGAGAGATTTTAGAAGATTGTGGATAGCCAGGATAAATGCCGCGGCGAGGGAGAATGGTTTATCTTATAGTAAACTGATGGATGGATTGAGAAGGGCAAATATTGAAATAAACAGGAAGATGTTATCCGAACTTGCGGTAAGTGACCCAGAGGCCTTTGCTGAACTCGCTTCGTTGGCGAAGGAGAAAATCGGGGCCTAGCTATGTTCAAATATCGAAGTTGATATATTGTAAGTAGCAAGTTGTGTTTTAAATATAGCAAGATATTGTCATACTTAAAGGCTGTGAAGGAGAGAGTAAACTGGTAAGCTCTCCCTTGAGAGAAGCAGCGTCGTGGCTGAAAGCGTTGCCAGGGAGGACCGATTGAAATTCACTCCGGAGCTGTGGGCTGAAAGTAGGTTACACCGGTTTCCACCGTTATCCGGGATTCTCTAGAGTGCCATGGGGGAATTTGGGTGGTACCGCGGAAGGTAAGCCTTTCGTCCCAGAGACGAAAGGTTTTTTAATATTGAACATTTTTAAATTAGCTATGTGGGGAGGATAAGCGGTT contains:
- a CDS encoding HAD-IC family P-type ATPase; translation: MLLAVDNKAIGIIAVADTLKEHSAEAVEELHKMGIEVAMLTGDNERTAKAIAKRLGIDEVLPKDKAEEIKRLFAIPDCKKIFEQNPEKYIKEEKGCCH
- a CDS encoding permease, encoding MLDIIIQILKIIWDFSLEIIPLFVLAILFASAIEEFLPASVIEKFVSGKGIITTLLSAVAGALIPLCTCGMIPLAVAFQRRKAHWVPLLSFLTAGVASSIPALALTLILGIEITLIRLITAIVFGIVVAYSTVGLLRGKLMIKGVEVETEHFHPDEVYCKLCHHREIEHFFCWTRWREVLEVFWNDFGDFFPWLVGSLIVAGVVGAIVPKSYIQIILGKKAPWSPFIASGIGIPFYLCAGADIPLVKALLIKGAGLGSAIAIMTSAPTVNLPAAGLMIKWLGKKNTFIYLGICWLVAALLGLFVDLVFFFT
- the thrS gene encoding threonine--tRNA ligase yields the protein MGEKIRVSLPDGSILEIKKGLLVRDLAARISSMLEKEALAGKIDGELCDLSTPILKNADVEIVTFSSREGQSIYRHSAAHIMAQAVMELFSDVKLGIGPPIEDGFYYDFDLKHILTPDDLRKIEQKMREIIESDLPFVKEKIPRSEAIKLFKSNGQNYKVELLEEMADETVTIYKSGVFFDLCRGPHVPSTGKISAFKLLNIAGAYWRGDEHRPMLQRIYGAAFDTSKKLEQYLHRLEEAAKRDHRKLGRELDLFTISEQFGAGLPLWHPKGALVRKIIEDFWRDEHLKRGYEMVMTPHIAKVDLWKASGHWDFYREYMYSPMEIEGQEYVIKPMNCPAHILIYKSRTRSYRELPLRWAELGTVYRYERSGVLHGLLRVRGFTQDDAHIFCRPDQLRTEILGVIDLVLYMLKTFGFEEYDVFLSTRPKKYVGTLEHWEKATEALKKALEKVGLDYRIDPGEGVFYGPKIDIKIKDALGRAWQCTTIQVDFNIPERFDMTYMGEDNREHRPIMIHRAILGSMERFMGCLIEHYAGAFPTWLSPVQVVVISIADRHLEYAKSVLSKLVEAKIRVELDSRSESVNKKIRDAQVRKIPYMLVVGDRERETNTVAVRDRSGVDRRGISPDQFIENLEAEIRERRPTSGLTF
- the infC gene encoding translation initiation factor IF-3, which produces MPIIDEVRVNERIRAQKVRLISSEGKQIGILPLEEALRIAYDEGLDLVEVAPQADPSVCRIMDYGKYKYERTLRAKRARKHQTTIVVKEVKMRPKIGEHDFNVKKKHVVRFLEHGAKVKVTIMFQGRELAHIDLGEKLLNRLAEDVKDLGIVELKPKLDGRNMVMILAPLHLSR
- the rpmI gene encoding 50S ribosomal protein L35, translating into MATKAKVRKSAAKRFKITCSGRIMRRRAFKGHLLEKKTSKRKRKLGKKAILTPMARKAVERMLSI
- the rplT gene encoding 50S ribosomal protein L20; the protein is MPRVKKGPSTRRRRKKILKLAKGYYGAKSRTFRAAKEQVMHSLMYSYRDRRARKRDFRRLWIARINAAARENGLSYSKLMDGLRRANIEINRKMLSELAVSDPEAFAELASLAKEKIGA